A stretch of Eleutherodactylus coqui strain aEleCoq1 chromosome 2, aEleCoq1.hap1, whole genome shotgun sequence DNA encodes these proteins:
- the LOC136609920 gene encoding protein kinase C delta type-like, whose translation MSYWNASPVVSHGAGKYILHEFDAKFPVENNRYFPEVMQGSSGVRPTGSGTISDSIKERLIFQQVLGQGSYGTVMKAEDTLTHQTFAVKMIRKTAVRGKEKYVIAERRVLQLASGTPFLVHAAFAIQTEMNILFGLKYVSCGDLFDLLDKKGRLDVTSSRFYAAELVCGIQFLHLKGVIHRDLKPENILITDTGHIKITDFDLALVNMHGGRTSTSIAGTAGYIAPEMEAGKKFNTAVDWYSFGVTKDMLTCECTYNPTLLRGISCSARDIIEKLLQKDPARRLGLHGDIRGHRFFRSIDWDSVETLKMAPPYIPEPPNSHPAFQAAKLDEIEAKEASVSPPSDTRTKFPGFSFVNWKTC comes from the exons atgtcctattggaATGCCTCGCCTGTTGTTTCCCATGGGGCCGGTAAATACATTCTACATGAGTTTGATGCAAAGTTTCCCGTTGAAAacaatcgctacttccctgaagtgatgcaag GATCCAGCGGTGTTCGACCAACCGGCTCCGGCACAATCTCAGATTCCATCAAGGAGAGATTAATATTCCAGCAGGTGCTCGGCCAGGGCAGTTATGGAACCGTCATGAAGGCCGAAGACACTTTGACCCACCAGACATTTGCCGTGAAGATGATCCGCAAGACGGCCGTGCGAGGAAAAGAGAAGTACGTCATCGCGGAGAGGAGAGTTCTACAGCTGGCATCCGGAACGCCCTTCCTTGTACATGCCGCCTTTGCCATCCAGACCGAG ATGAATATCCTATTTGGCTTGAAGTACGTGAGCTGCGGGGACCTTTTCGACCTTCTAGATAAGAAGGGGAGACTTGATGTCACCAGTTCCAG ATTTTATGCCGCCGAACTTGTGTGTGGGATCCAGTTCCTTCATCTTAAAGGAGTCATCCACAG AGACCTCAAACCTGAGAACATCTTGATAACTGATACCGGCCATATCAAGATCACGGATTTCGATCTTGCCCTTGTCAACATGCACGGAGGTCGAACATCCACAAGTATAGCCGGTACAGCAGGTTATATCGCCCCGGAG ATGGAAGCCGGGAAGAAGTTCAATACCGCTGTTGACTGGTATTCGTTTGGAGTCACCAAGGACATGCTGACCTGCGAGTGTACCTACAATCCAACACTCCTCCGTGGGATTTCATGCAGTGCCAGAGACATCATTGAAAAG CTCCTCCAGAAGGATCCTGCCCGGCGTCTAGGACTACACGGGGACATCAGAGGACATCGCTTCTTCCGGAGTATTGACTGGGACTCCGTGGAAACACTGAAGATGGCGCCACCATACATCCCTGAA CCACCTAACTCTCATCCTGCCTTCCAAGCAGCCAAGCTGGATGAGATTGAGGCAAAGGAGGCTAGTGTATCTCCACCATCAGATACTCGGACCAAGTTCCCAGGGTTTTCGTTTGTCAACTGGAAAACCTGCTGA